Proteins co-encoded in one Sulfurospirillum arsenophilum NBRC 109478 genomic window:
- the fliE gene encoding flagellar hook-basal body complex protein FliE: MPSTIDTISSLTNKSNTSVAKTDTTNGGFSKILQDSIEEINDSQVKGDKAMADLATGEVKDLHQAAIAINKAETSMKMMLEIRNKALSAYKEIARTQI, translated from the coding sequence ATGCCAAGTACAATCGATACCATTTCATCATTAACCAATAAGTCCAATACGTCTGTTGCTAAAACAGATACCACAAATGGTGGCTTTTCAAAAATTTTACAAGATTCTATTGAAGAAATTAACGATTCACAAGTCAAAGGTGATAAAGCAATGGCTGATCTTGCAACGGGCGAAGTCAAAGACTTACACCAAGCTGCGATTGCAATCAATAAAGCAGAAACGAGCATGAAAATGATGCTAGAGATTCGCAATAAAGCGCTCAGTGCTTATAAAGAGATTGCTAGGACACAAATTTAA